A genome region from Gossypium hirsutum isolate 1008001.06 chromosome A04, Gossypium_hirsutum_v2.1, whole genome shotgun sequence includes the following:
- the LOC107948766 gene encoding pentatricopeptide repeat-containing protein At1g63330 yields the protein MVKLPSSFILRSVVNGGSHLSNFHSFSSSSNTIASHIEGLSKKPMSMPVRGKGKRDHRFDNVDHALIFLNKMIEKYPKPSIVEFTKLLGPIVRMKHYAIVVSTYKRIELLGVSHDVYSLNILINCFCQLGRIDFGFSVLGKMLKLGVEPSAVTFSTLINGLCNQSKISEAVCMFDEMTEGGYQPDLIFYSTMLKGLCKTGNTDRAVRFLRLMESRGFEPNIVAYNTILDCLCKNGLLKEAFDLFSEVKVKGIRPGIITYSCLIHGMCNLGQLEEATRLLNEMVDNNISLDIVIYNLLIDALCKEGMISKVVETVDMMSKQGIEPNVVTYTTLVDAHCKEGMVSEAEDILYTMRKRGIELDVFTYTALVNGHCLQNEMDKARRVLQLMIEKGCAPDMVTYNTMINGYCKAKRLDEAMELFHEISQKGPILNTVTYNTLVQSMFQLGKVSTAHELFRKMLASGQVPDIVTCTILLDGLCKTGHIEEALELFQAMQNSGLGLDIVPYTILIDGLCKAQHIEAAKELFHQLSDSGLKPNVYTYCVMINGLCKEGLPNEAYRLFRSMGDNDCLPNSFCYNVMIRGFLRNSYTSKATQLLTEMVGKGFSADIFTATLFRNLIVHSNKSNLL from the coding sequence ATGGTTAAGCTTCCTTCTTCTTTTATTCTTCGTTCGGTTGTTAACGGTGGAAGTCATCTTTCTAATTTccactctttttcttcttcttctaacaCCATTGCTTCTCACATTGAAGGCCTAAGTAAGAAACCCATGTCCATGCCTGTTAGAGGAAAGGGGAAAAGAGACCACCGCTTCGATAATGTTGACCatgctttgatttttttgaataagATGATTGAAAAGTACCCAAAGCCTTCAATTGTggaattcactaaattattaggaCCCATTGTTAGAATGAAACATTATGCCATTGTTGTTTCTACGTATAAACGGATCGAATTATTGGGAGTTTCCCACGATGTTTATTCTTTGAACATCTTGATTAATTGCTTTTGTCAATTAGGTCGAAttgattttgggttttctgtTTTGGGGAAAATGCTGAAGTTAGGTGTTGAACCTAGTGCTGTAACTTTTTCAACTTTGATAAATGGGCTTTGTAATCAAAGTAAGATTTCTGAGGCCGTTTGTATGTTCGATGAAATGACTGAAGGAGGGTATCAACCTGATTTGATTTTTTACAGTACAATGCTTAAGGGGTTGTGTAAGACCGGCAATACTGATAGAGCTGTTAGGTTTCTAAGGCTGATGGAAAGCAGAGGTTTTGAACCTAATATTGTAGCATATAATACCATCCTTGACTGTCTTTGTAAGAACGGGTTGTTGAAGGAGGCTTTCGATCTCTTCTCCGAAGTGAAGGTTAAAGGCATTAGACCAGGTATAATTACTTACAGTTGCTTAATTCATGGTATGTGTAATTTGGGCCAACTGGAGGAGGCAACAAGGCTTTTGAATGAAATGGTGGATAACAATATTTCACTTGATATTGTCATATATAATTTATTGATTGATGCTCTTTGCAAGGAAGGAATGATTTCTAAAGTTGTAGAGACCGTTGACATGATGAGCAAGCAAGGCATTGAGCCTAATGTTGTCACGTATACTACATTGGTTGATGCACATTGCAAGGAAGGGATGGTCTCTGAAGCTGAGGATATCCTTTACACAATGAGAAAACGAGGCATTGAGCTTGATGTATTTACTTATACTGCATTAGTTAATGGTCATTGCTTGCAGAACGAAATGGATAAAGCTAGAAGAGTTTTGCAGTTGATGATTGAGAAGGGTTGTGCACCTGATATGGTTACTTACAACACCATGATCAATGGATATTGCAAAGCGAAGAGGTTAGACGAAGCAATGGAACTCTTTCATGAAATATCTCAAAAGGGACCAATCCTGAATACTGTCACATACAACACTCTTGTGCAAAGTATGTTTCAGTTAGGGAAAGTTTCAACTGCTCATGAACTTTTTAGAAAGATGCTTGCTTCTGGACAAGTTCCAGATATAGTGACCTGTACCATTTTGCTAGATGGTTTATGTAAAACAGGTCATATCGAAGAGGCATTGGAACTTTTTCAAGCGATGCAAAACAGTGGGTTGGGACTTGATATTGTCCCATATACTATCCTAATTGATGGGTTGTGCAAAGCTCAGCATATTGAAGCTGCAAAGGAATTATTTCATCAACTCTCAGACAGTGGTTTGAAACCAAATGTTTACACATATTGTGTAATGATTAATGGACTGTGTAAAGAGGGATTGCCAAATGAAGCATACAGGTTGTTTAGGAGCATGGGAGATAATGACTGTTTGCCAAATAGCTTTTGTTATAATGTAATGATTCGGGGGTTCCTTCGCAATAGTTATACCTCAAAAGCAACGCAACTTCTTACCGAAATGGTTGGTAAGGGCTTTTCTGCAGATATATTCACTGCCACCTTATTTAGGAATCTAATTGTACACTCTAATAAATCAAACTTGCTCTga